The proteins below come from a single Bubalus kerabau isolate K-KA32 ecotype Philippines breed swamp buffalo chromosome 19, PCC_UOA_SB_1v2, whole genome shotgun sequence genomic window:
- the PSMA4 gene encoding proteasome subunit alpha type-4 has translation MSRRYDSRTTIFSPEGRLYQVEYAMEAIGHAGTCLGILANDGVLLAAERRNIHKLLDEVFFSEKIYKLNEDMACSVAGITSDANVLTNELRLIAQRYLLQYQEPIPCEQLVTALCDIKQAYTQFGGKRPFGVSLLYIGWDKHYGFQLYQSDPSGNYGGWKATCIGNNSAAAVSMLKQDYKEGEMTLKSALALAIKVLNKTMDVSKLSAEKVEIATLTRENGKTVIRVLKQKEVEQLIKKHEEEEAKAEREKKEKEQKEKDK, from the exons ATG TCTCGAAGATATGACTCCAGGACCACTATATTTTCTCCAGaag GTCGCTTGTATCAAGTTGAATATGCCATGGAAGCTATTGGACACGCAGGCACCTGTTTGGGAATTTTAGCAAACGATGGTGTTCTGCTTGCAGCAGAGAGACGCAACATCCACAAGCTTCTTGATGAAGTCTTTTTTTCCGAAAAAATTTATAAACTGAATGA GGATATGGCCTGTAGCGTGGCAGGCATAACTTCTGACGCTAATGTTCTGACCAATGAACTGAGGCTTATTGCGCAAAG GTATTTATTACAGTATCAGGAGCCAATTCCTTGTGAGCAGTTGGTCACAGCACTGTGTGATATCAAACAAGCTTATACACAGTTTGGAG GAAAACGTCCTTTTGGTGTTTCATTGCTTTACATTGGCTGGGATAAGCACTATGGCTTTCAGCTCTATCAGAGCGATCCTAGTGGAAACTATGGAGGTTGGAAAGCCACATGCATTGGAAATAATAGTGCT GCAGCTGTATCAATGTTAAAACAAGACTACAAAGAAGGAGAAATGACTTTGAAGTCAGCACTTGCTTTAGCTATCAAAGTCCTAAATAAGACCATGGATGTTAGTAAGCTGTCTGCTGAAAAAG TGGAAATTGCCACACTAACAAGAGAGAATGGAAAGACTGTCATCAGAGTTCTCAAACAAAAAGAAGTGGAACAGTTGATCAAAAAACACGAGGAAGAAGAAGCTAAAGCTGAGcgtgagaagaaagaaaaagaacagaaagaaaaggataaataG